In one Micromonospora polyrhachis genomic region, the following are encoded:
- a CDS encoding DUF4235 domain-containing protein, producing MSKAINRAVYKPVGMLLGIGAGVLAGALFKQVWKLTAGDGEAPRATDEDHGWGEILAAAALQGAIFAVVKAAVDRGGAVGVRRLTGSWPD from the coding sequence GTGAGCAAGGCCATCAACCGGGCGGTCTACAAGCCGGTGGGCATGTTGCTGGGGATCGGCGCGGGTGTGCTCGCGGGCGCACTGTTCAAGCAGGTATGGAAACTGACGGCGGGTGACGGCGAAGCGCCGCGGGCCACCGATGAGGACCACGGCTGGGGCGAGATCCTGGCCGCTGCCGCGTTGCAGGGCGCGATCTTCGCTGTGGTCAAGGCGGCCGTCGATCGGGGCGGCGCGGTGGGCGTACGTCGACTCACCGGCAGTTGGCCCGACTGA
- a CDS encoding cold-shock protein, protein MAQGTVKWFNADKGFGFITVDGGGADVFVHFSAIQSSGYRTLEENQRVEFEIAQGQKGPQAEQVRPI, encoded by the coding sequence ATGGCGCAGGGAACCGTGAAGTGGTTCAACGCAGACAAGGGCTTCGGCTTCATCACCGTCGATGGCGGGGGTGCTGACGTCTTCGTCCACTTCTCGGCCATCCAGTCCAGCGGCTACCGCACGCTGGAGGAGAACCAGCGGGTGGAGTTCGAGATCGCTCAGGGCCAGAAGGGCCCGCAGGCGGAGCAGGTCCGCCCCATCTGA
- a CDS encoding methyltransferase domain-containing protein yields MWDPTTYRRYDAERSRPFDELLTRVAAEHPRAVADLGCGPGNLTVRLAERWPAARISGRDSSTEMIEEAARLGSTVDFRVGDLRDFTPEPDVDVVVSNAALQWVPDHETLLARWARELAPASWIAVQLPNNFDAASHRTLRQLAAEPHWRQVVAPVLRADPVRSLGDYVDLMVGVGCAVDAWETTYVHLLPARELAAPDAADPASASPASASPTPASPTPAFGRGEHPVLTWLDGTALRPVRAVLGGPGPEWDRFRTELGDRLAEAYPVRDGWVQFPYRRVFFVARTRT; encoded by the coding sequence ATGTGGGATCCCACGACCTATCGCCGGTACGACGCCGAGCGGTCCCGGCCGTTCGACGAGTTGCTCACCCGGGTGGCCGCCGAGCACCCGCGCGCGGTGGCCGACCTCGGCTGCGGACCGGGCAACCTTACTGTGCGCCTCGCCGAACGTTGGCCCGCTGCTCGGATCAGTGGACGCGACTCGTCGACGGAGATGATCGAGGAGGCCGCCCGGCTCGGCTCCACCGTCGATTTCCGCGTCGGTGACCTGCGCGACTTCACCCCTGAACCGGACGTCGACGTGGTGGTCAGCAACGCCGCCCTGCAGTGGGTGCCCGACCACGAGACGCTGCTCGCCCGCTGGGCCCGGGAACTGGCCCCCGCCTCCTGGATCGCGGTCCAGCTGCCCAACAACTTCGACGCCGCCTCACACCGGACTCTGCGGCAGCTCGCCGCCGAGCCCCACTGGCGTCAGGTCGTGGCACCGGTGCTGCGTGCCGATCCGGTCCGGAGTCTCGGCGACTATGTGGACCTGATGGTCGGTGTCGGCTGTGCGGTGGACGCCTGGGAAACTACCTACGTGCACCTGCTGCCGGCCCGGGAGCTGGCTGCCCCGGACGCGGCCGACCCGGCATCAGCGAGCCCGGCATCAGCGAGCCCGACCCCAGCCAGCCCGACCCCAGCTTTCGGGCGGGGCGAGCATCCGGTCCTCACCTGGCTGGACGGCACCGCCCTGCGTCCGGTACGCGCCGTGCTTGGTGGCCCCGGGCCGGAGTGGGACCGGTTCCGCACCGAGTTGGGCGATCGGCTCGCCGAGGCGTACCCGGTCCGGGACGGGTGGGTGCAGTTTCCGTACCGTCGGGTCTTCTTCGTCGCCCGGACCCGTACCTGA
- a CDS encoding adenosine deaminase: MTDLSAFIAGLPKAELHVHHVGSASPRIVAELAARHEGQTPVPADPDALADYFAFRDFAHFIEVYLSVVDLVRDQTDVWILTHEVARELARQQVRYAELTVTPYSHVRRGIPAPAFCEAIEDARVRAEADFGIALRWCFDIPGEAGLTSAEETLRIALEQRPDGLISFGLGGPEIGVPRPQFKPYFDQARAAGLRSVPHAGETTGPETIWDALRELGAERIGHGTSAVRDPRLLEHLAERRIPLEVCPTSNVRTRAVPTIEEHPLRTMIDAGVLVTINSDDPPMFGTTLNDEYAVAARLLGYGPAEVAGLARDAVSASFLPAPDQARLIREIDDYLATSGK, from the coding sequence GTGACCGACCTGTCGGCCTTCATCGCCGGGCTGCCCAAGGCGGAGCTGCACGTGCATCATGTCGGCTCCGCCTCCCCGCGCATCGTGGCCGAGTTGGCCGCCCGGCACGAGGGACAGACCCCGGTGCCCGCCGACCCCGACGCGCTCGCCGACTACTTCGCGTTCCGCGACTTCGCCCATTTCATCGAGGTGTATCTGAGCGTCGTCGACCTGGTCCGGGACCAGACCGACGTCTGGATCCTCACCCACGAGGTGGCCCGGGAGTTGGCCCGGCAGCAGGTCCGCTATGCCGAGTTGACGGTCACCCCCTACTCGCATGTCCGTCGGGGCATCCCCGCCCCGGCCTTCTGCGAGGCGATCGAGGACGCCCGGGTCCGGGCCGAGGCCGATTTCGGCATCGCCCTGCGCTGGTGCTTCGACATCCCCGGCGAGGCCGGTCTCACCTCCGCCGAGGAGACGTTGCGTATCGCCCTGGAGCAGCGGCCGGACGGCCTGATCAGCTTCGGTCTGGGTGGGCCGGAGATCGGCGTGCCGCGGCCACAGTTCAAGCCGTACTTCGACCAAGCGCGGGCGGCCGGCCTGCGGTCCGTACCCCACGCCGGCGAGACCACCGGCCCGGAGACCATCTGGGACGCGCTCCGCGAGTTGGGCGCGGAACGGATCGGACACGGCACCTCCGCCGTACGGGACCCTCGGCTGCTGGAACATCTGGCGGAGCGACGGATCCCGCTGGAGGTGTGCCCGACCTCCAACGTGCGGACCCGGGCGGTGCCGACGATCGAGGAACACCCGCTGCGGACCATGATCGACGCCGGAGTGCTGGTGACCATCAATTCGGACGATCCGCCGATGTTCGGTACCACCCTCAACGACGAGTACGCCGTCGCCGCCCGGTTGCTCGGTTACGGTCCTGCCGAGGTGGCCGGACTGGCCCGGGACGCGGTCTCCGCCTCGTTCCTGCCCGCGCCCGACCAGGCGCGATTGATCAGGGAGATCGACGACTACCTGGCGACCAGCGGGAAATGA
- a CDS encoding sensor histidine kinase, producing the protein MSTIVALAFLIPLGLVLQREAYEEAVADAARRSALVAGALLVDAEPAAVQRAIAASGGDPATRPVVHGLAGKAPSRARAEDVTKAATQREPLVTEVPGGVVRLDPLLVGDQVAVIEVFVTQATLREGTRTTWLMLVAIAAGLVVASVIVVDRIAARAVASARNLVRAALAVGDGDLGVRIQPSGPRELAEAGYAFNRMADRLVTSRTDERELVADLSHRLRTPLTVLRLDADALDSDDTSAGSFSEAELDRRRTIRRIRQAIATLEGEVDVLINTTRKTVTQEAGPAVCDVSEVVRDRMVFWSALAGDQNRPHKVLGAQLRIPVPVPRAELAAALDAVLGNVFRYTPQGTAFEVVVSRRDGYVAVRVDDAGPGIADPDRALRRGSSDQGSTGLGLDIARRVARQANGSVSIDRAHLGGASVVMLLADADAAPRQVSRFGLVGRLARERDSSVRRWPRARSSDN; encoded by the coding sequence ATGAGCACCATCGTGGCCCTGGCCTTCCTCATTCCGTTGGGACTCGTGCTGCAACGCGAGGCGTACGAGGAGGCGGTGGCCGACGCGGCCCGGCGTAGTGCGCTGGTGGCCGGCGCGCTGCTGGTCGACGCCGAACCGGCGGCGGTGCAGCGGGCGATCGCCGCGAGTGGTGGCGACCCGGCGACGCGGCCGGTCGTACACGGATTGGCGGGCAAGGCACCGAGCCGGGCCCGCGCCGAGGACGTCACGAAGGCCGCCACGCAGCGCGAGCCGCTGGTGACCGAGGTGCCGGGCGGGGTGGTCCGGTTGGATCCGCTCCTGGTCGGCGACCAGGTGGCGGTGATCGAGGTCTTCGTCACCCAGGCGACGCTGCGCGAGGGTACCCGCACCACCTGGCTCATGCTGGTGGCGATCGCGGCCGGGTTGGTGGTGGCCTCGGTGATCGTGGTCGACCGGATCGCCGCCCGAGCGGTGGCGTCGGCTCGCAACCTGGTCCGGGCGGCCCTCGCGGTCGGTGACGGTGATCTCGGCGTACGGATCCAGCCCAGCGGGCCCCGGGAACTGGCCGAGGCGGGGTACGCCTTCAACCGGATGGCCGACCGTCTGGTCACCTCCCGGACCGACGAACGGGAACTGGTGGCCGACCTGTCCCACCGGTTGCGGACCCCGCTGACCGTGCTGCGGCTGGACGCGGACGCGCTGGACTCCGACGACACCAGCGCCGGCTCGTTCAGTGAGGCCGAACTCGACCGGCGGCGGACCATCCGACGGATCCGGCAGGCGATCGCCACCCTGGAGGGCGAGGTCGACGTATTGATCAACACCACCCGTAAGACGGTCACCCAGGAGGCCGGTCCGGCGGTCTGCGACGTCAGCGAGGTGGTCCGGGATCGGATGGTGTTCTGGTCCGCGCTGGCCGGCGACCAGAACCGCCCGCACAAGGTACTCGGCGCGCAGCTGCGCATCCCCGTACCGGTCCCCCGGGCCGAGCTGGCCGCGGCGCTGGACGCCGTGCTGGGCAATGTCTTCCGTTACACGCCGCAGGGCACCGCGTTCGAGGTGGTGGTCTCCCGGCGGGATGGCTACGTCGCGGTCCGGGTCGACGACGCCGGCCCGGGCATCGCCGACCCGGACCGGGCGCTGCGCCGGGGCAGCAGCGACCAGGGGTCCACCGGCCTCGGACTCGACATCGCCCGTCGGGTGGCCCGACAGGCCAACGGCTCGGTCAGCATCGACCGGGCCCACCTGGGTGGAGCCAGCGTCGTGATGCTGCTGGCCGATGCCGACGCCGCCCCCCGCCAGGTCAGCCGGTTCGGCCTGGTGGGGCGGCTGGCCCGGGAACGGGACTCCAGTGTCCGCCGCTGGCCGCGAGCCCGTTCGTCGGACAATTGA
- a CDS encoding response regulator transcription factor — translation MATVLLVEDDHVVRGAMLRSLADRGHAVHAVGTALEALRRVAAEVPDLVVLDLGLPDLDGSDALRMLRGITDVPIIIATARDDEQAIVRLLRAGADDYMVKPFTGAHLDARIMSVLRRAGRSSREAPPAVHEVGGLRIDVGERSAHLDGTPLALTRKEFDLLAYLAARPGRVVSRRELLEEVWRQPSVGEDQTIDVHLYWLRRKLGESAAKPRYLRTVRGVGFRLVAPD, via the coding sequence GTGGCCACGGTGCTCCTGGTCGAGGACGACCATGTCGTACGCGGCGCGATGCTGCGCTCCCTGGCCGACCGGGGGCACGCCGTGCACGCGGTCGGTACGGCCCTGGAGGCCCTGCGTCGGGTGGCCGCCGAGGTGCCGGACCTGGTGGTGCTCGACCTCGGCCTACCCGACCTCGACGGCTCGGACGCGTTACGGATGCTGCGCGGCATCACCGACGTCCCGATCATCATCGCCACCGCCCGGGACGACGAGCAGGCGATCGTCCGGCTGCTACGTGCCGGGGCGGACGACTACATGGTCAAACCGTTCACCGGTGCCCATCTCGATGCCCGGATCATGAGCGTGCTCCGCCGGGCCGGGCGGTCCAGCCGGGAGGCACCCCCCGCCGTACACGAGGTGGGCGGACTGCGCATCGACGTCGGCGAACGTAGCGCCCACCTCGACGGGACCCCCCTGGCGCTGACCCGGAAGGAGTTTGACCTGCTGGCCTATCTCGCTGCGCGCCCGGGCCGGGTAGTCTCCCGCCGGGAGTTGTTGGAGGAGGTATGGCGGCAGCCGTCGGTCGGCGAGGACCAGACAATAGACGTACATCTGTATTGGCTTCGCCGCAAACTGGGCGAGTCCGCAGCGAAACCCCGCTACCTGCGCACCGTGCGGGGGGTCGGATTTCGGCTGGTGGCCCCGGACTGA
- a CDS encoding amylo-alpha-1,6-glucosidase — translation MTTDDLVSIIDGSSFVVSDRRGDIDATPSVPTGMFLYDTRFLSKWHLTVNGERLNSLSVDDVQYFETRFFLVPGEPTHYVDAKVSIIRQRTIGGSFSEHLTVLNHKNEPIELTIRMEAASDFADLFEIKDIQHKKGQSYVRVENGLLRLGYQRESFRRETLISASEPAQFDEDGLTFRVRIEPHGSWETDLRVDTRVEAVGGRDIREGIHQSPAWIKTSMQEKLEDWLANAPTLNCDSEALATCYRRSLVDLAALRYQPLGATGQTMPAAGLPWFMALFGRDSIITSFQALPFIPELAHTTLRVLALLIGTRLDDFRDEEPGKILHEMRNGESAAFEEQPHSPYYGSADSTPLFLILLDEYERWTGDGGLVRELETDARAALHWIDEYGDILGNGYIWYERRNTRNGLENQCWKDSWDGVSYRDGRLPPFPRATCELQGYAYAAKLRCARLARRFWNDPALAQRLEREAAELKERFHRDFWVADGEYYALALDIEGRPVDALSSNMGHLLWSGIVDQDRAGKIAEHLIGPRLFSGWGVRTLAEGEGRFNPVGYHVGTVWPFDNSIIAAGLRRYGFAEEAGLIAESMIDAAQFFHGRLPEAFAGYDRALTKYPVQYPTACSPQAWSAGTPLALLWTLLGLQPCGEHLVVIPALPEQMGRIELLNIPGRWGHADAFARGQAGKPDTHRHQSYPV, via the coding sequence ATGACAACAGATGACCTTGTCAGCATCATCGACGGCAGCAGCTTCGTGGTCAGCGACCGGCGCGGCGACATCGACGCCACCCCCAGTGTGCCGACCGGCATGTTCCTCTACGACACCCGGTTCCTGTCGAAATGGCATCTGACGGTCAACGGCGAACGGCTCAACTCACTCTCGGTCGACGATGTCCAGTACTTCGAGACCCGGTTCTTCCTGGTGCCGGGCGAGCCGACCCACTACGTCGACGCCAAGGTGTCGATCATCCGGCAACGCACCATCGGGGGAAGTTTCAGCGAGCACCTGACGGTGCTCAACCACAAGAACGAGCCAATCGAGCTGACCATCCGGATGGAGGCGGCCAGTGACTTCGCCGACCTCTTCGAGATCAAGGACATCCAGCACAAGAAGGGGCAATCCTACGTACGGGTGGAGAACGGCCTGCTCCGCCTCGGCTACCAGCGGGAGAGCTTCCGACGGGAGACGCTGATCTCAGCGTCCGAGCCGGCGCAGTTCGACGAAGACGGGCTGACCTTCCGGGTGCGGATCGAACCGCACGGCAGTTGGGAAACCGATCTACGGGTCGACACCCGGGTGGAAGCGGTGGGCGGACGGGACATCCGCGAGGGGATACACCAATCACCCGCGTGGATCAAGACAAGCATGCAGGAGAAGCTGGAAGACTGGCTGGCCAACGCCCCGACACTCAACTGCGACTCCGAGGCGCTGGCGACGTGCTACCGGCGCAGCCTCGTGGACCTCGCCGCGCTGCGGTACCAGCCGCTGGGCGCCACCGGGCAGACCATGCCCGCCGCCGGACTGCCCTGGTTCATGGCGTTGTTCGGACGGGACAGCATCATCACCAGCTTCCAGGCGCTGCCCTTCATCCCGGAACTCGCCCACACGACGCTGCGGGTGTTGGCACTGCTGATCGGTACCCGGCTGGACGACTTCCGAGACGAGGAGCCGGGCAAGATCCTGCACGAGATGCGCAACGGGGAGTCGGCGGCCTTCGAGGAGCAGCCCCACTCGCCCTACTACGGCAGCGCCGACAGCACACCGCTGTTCCTGATCCTGCTCGACGAATACGAGCGCTGGACCGGTGACGGCGGCCTGGTCCGGGAGTTGGAGACCGACGCCCGCGCCGCACTGCACTGGATCGACGAGTACGGCGACATCCTCGGCAACGGCTACATCTGGTACGAGCGCCGGAACACCAGGAACGGCCTGGAGAACCAGTGCTGGAAGGACTCCTGGGACGGGGTCTCCTACCGGGATGGCCGGTTGCCCCCCTTCCCCCGGGCCACTTGCGAACTCCAGGGCTACGCGTACGCCGCCAAGCTGCGGTGTGCCCGATTGGCCCGCCGGTTCTGGAACGATCCGGCTCTCGCCCAGCGGTTGGAACGGGAGGCTGCCGAACTCAAGGAGCGGTTCCACCGTGACTTCTGGGTGGCCGACGGCGAGTACTACGCGCTCGCTCTCGACATCGAGGGCCGACCGGTGGACGCGCTCTCCTCGAACATGGGGCACCTGCTGTGGAGTGGGATCGTCGACCAGGATCGGGCCGGGAAGATCGCGGAGCACCTGATCGGACCACGGCTCTTCTCCGGATGGGGCGTCCGTACGCTGGCCGAGGGCGAGGGGCGGTTCAACCCGGTCGGCTACCACGTCGGCACGGTCTGGCCCTTCGACAACTCGATCATCGCGGCCGGACTCCGGCGGTACGGTTTCGCCGAGGAGGCGGGGCTCATCGCCGAAAGCATGATCGACGCCGCGCAGTTCTTCCACGGACGGCTGCCCGAGGCGTTCGCCGGCTACGACCGGGCGCTGACGAAGTATCCGGTCCAGTACCCCACCGCGTGCAGCCCGCAGGCCTGGTCGGCCGGAACACCGCTGGCCCTGCTGTGGACGCTGCTCGGGCTCCAACCGTGCGGCGAACACCTGGTCGTGATCCCCGCCCTACCGGAGCAGATGGGCCGGATCGAGTTGCTCAACATTCCGGGCCGGTGGGGGCACGCCGACGCGTTCGCCCGGGGACAGGCTGGCAAACCCGACACCCATCGTCACCAGTCGTACCCGGTCTGA
- a CDS encoding SCP2 sterol-binding domain-containing protein — translation MAIPTEEFFKGLHQRRIAELPPDVTGTLRFDLATEAGMDRWFVTFREQNVWASREGEREADCVVSADRRAFDRMITGETQPAAAVLRNEISSWGRLPLFIHFLRLVPGPPNARHPRAMVNAERRQQ, via the coding sequence ATGGCAATCCCGACCGAGGAGTTCTTCAAGGGGCTCCACCAACGCCGGATAGCGGAACTCCCCCCGGACGTCACCGGGACGCTCCGGTTCGACCTCGCCACCGAGGCGGGCATGGACCGCTGGTTCGTCACCTTCCGCGAGCAGAACGTATGGGCCTCGCGCGAGGGAGAGCGGGAAGCCGACTGCGTGGTCAGCGCGGATCGAAGGGCATTCGACCGGATGATCACCGGCGAGACGCAGCCGGCGGCGGCGGTGCTACGTAACGAGATCTCCTCCTGGGGACGACTGCCCCTGTTCATCCACTTTCTGCGACTCGTTCCCGGGCCGCCCAACGCCCGGCATCCCCGAGCGATGGTCAACGCGGAGCGGAGGCAGCAATGA
- a CDS encoding class I SAM-dependent methyltransferase, translating into MGTSDLVDSLQRRYVRYFAARPALPFAVTTNGGPAHRFGSGDPLFTISVADPRGAKALADLDQFGVAVAYLQGWLDVEGDLASALKMRAFFSDFHPVAWLGRFLPAVVRGGRQEDDRRTISHHYDEDSEFFLTFLDTRHRCYTEGVFLSDDEPLEDAMTRKMDLALDAIGVRPGDHVLEVGGGWGAFAEHAARRGINVTTTTLSKESERYLTEFFDREQLPVRVIRKHIFGYTPDRRYDAIVNMGVTEHLPDYRTTLRKYAEVLRPGGRVYLDALAMRRKHAASTFMKRYIYPGASAPLLLHQYLHQVARSPFELLSLADDRHNYYLTCREWARRLDAAREEIVARWGEPLYRRFRLFLWGSAAGFDTGLVQAYRWTLRLP; encoded by the coding sequence GTGGGAACATCCGACCTGGTCGACTCACTACAACGCAGGTACGTGCGGTACTTCGCCGCACGACCGGCGCTGCCGTTCGCCGTAACGACCAACGGCGGTCCGGCGCACCGGTTCGGCAGTGGTGATCCGCTCTTCACCATCAGCGTCGCCGACCCGCGCGGTGCGAAGGCCCTCGCCGACCTGGACCAGTTCGGCGTGGCGGTCGCCTACCTACAGGGCTGGCTCGACGTCGAGGGTGACCTCGCCTCGGCGCTGAAGATGCGCGCCTTCTTCTCCGACTTCCATCCGGTGGCCTGGCTGGGTCGGTTCCTGCCCGCGGTCGTACGCGGCGGCCGGCAGGAGGATGATCGCCGGACCATCTCCCACCACTACGACGAGGACTCGGAGTTCTTCCTCACCTTCCTCGACACCCGGCACCGTTGCTACACCGAGGGGGTCTTCCTCTCCGACGACGAGCCCCTCGAAGACGCGATGACCCGCAAGATGGACCTCGCCCTGGACGCGATCGGCGTACGGCCGGGCGACCACGTCCTGGAGGTGGGCGGCGGGTGGGGCGCCTTCGCCGAGCACGCCGCGCGCCGGGGAATCAACGTCACCACGACGACGCTGTCGAAGGAGTCGGAGCGCTACCTCACCGAGTTCTTCGACCGGGAGCAACTGCCGGTACGGGTGATCCGCAAGCACATCTTCGGCTACACCCCCGACCGGAGGTACGACGCCATCGTCAACATGGGGGTCACCGAGCACCTGCCCGACTACCGCACCACGCTGCGCAAGTACGCCGAGGTCCTACGGCCCGGTGGTCGGGTCTACCTGGACGCGTTGGCCATGCGCCGCAAGCACGCCGCCTCGACGTTCATGAAGCGCTACATCTACCCGGGTGCCTCAGCTCCGCTGCTGCTGCACCAGTACCTCCACCAGGTGGCCCGGTCCCCGTTCGAGCTGCTCAGCCTGGCCGACGACCGGCACAACTACTACCTGACCTGCCGGGAGTGGGCGCGCCGGCTGGACGCCGCCCGGGAGGAGATCGTGGCCCGCTGGGGTGAACCGCTCTACCGTCGCTTCCGCCTCTTCCTGTGGGGCTCGGCCGCCGGTTTCGACACCGGGTTGGTGCAGGCGTACCGCTGGACGCTCCGTCTGCCCTGA
- the thrS gene encoding threonine--tRNA ligase, whose protein sequence is MSAPRTPVVADPVVVAAGTTAADAVAAAGLPTSGPTAIVVVRDPEGGLRDLDWTPEADTPVEPVAIDSPDGLNVLRHSTAHVLAQAVQDIFPEAKLGIGPPIDNGFYYDFAVDKPFQPEDLAKLEKRMQEIVKSGQRFRRRRFESLDEAKAELAAEPYKLELVDVKGTDAGVGAGLDVGEVMEVGAGELTIYDNLAANEDKVCWSDLCRGPHLPNTRLIGAFKLMRSAAAYWRGSEKNPQLQRVYGTAWPTRDALKAYLKLLEEAARRDHRKLGRDLDLFSFPDELGSGLPVFHPKGGVIKREMEDYVRARHIEEGFQYVGTPHVSKQGLFETSGHLPYYADTMFPPMELEGSAYYLKAMNCPMHNLIYRSRGRSYRDLPLRLFEFGSVYRFEKSGVVHGLTRVRGFAQDDSHSYVTPEQAPGEIRHLLNFILGLLRDFGLDDFYIELSTRDPKSDKFIGSDEEWENATRVLEEVALETGLELVPDPGGAAYYGPKISVQARDAIGRTWQMSTIQYDFNQPARFGLEYQAADGTRQQPVMIHSAKFGSIERFLGVLTEHYAGAFPAWLAPVQVIGIPIREEHTGYLDEFVAALRAEGIRADVDASDDRMQKKIRNAQQQKIPFMAIAGDSDVEAGTVSFRYRDGSQRNGVPLAEAVAHVVEVVRSRTNAGPSAE, encoded by the coding sequence GTGTCCGCACCCCGTACCCCTGTCGTGGCCGACCCCGTCGTCGTCGCGGCCGGGACGACGGCGGCCGACGCGGTGGCCGCGGCGGGCTTGCCCACCAGCGGCCCGACCGCGATCGTGGTGGTCCGCGACCCCGAAGGCGGGCTGCGTGACCTGGACTGGACGCCGGAGGCCGACACCCCGGTCGAACCGGTCGCCATCGACTCGCCGGACGGGCTCAACGTGCTGCGGCACTCCACCGCCCACGTGCTCGCCCAGGCCGTGCAGGACATCTTCCCCGAGGCCAAGCTCGGCATCGGCCCGCCGATCGACAACGGCTTCTACTACGACTTCGCCGTCGACAAGCCGTTCCAGCCCGAGGACCTGGCCAAGCTCGAAAAGCGGATGCAGGAAATCGTCAAGTCCGGTCAGCGCTTCCGTCGCCGGCGCTTCGAGAGCCTCGACGAGGCAAAGGCCGAGCTGGCCGCCGAGCCCTACAAGCTGGAGCTTGTCGACGTCAAGGGCACCGACGCGGGCGTGGGTGCCGGGCTCGACGTCGGCGAGGTGATGGAGGTCGGCGCTGGTGAGCTGACCATCTACGACAACCTCGCCGCCAACGAGGACAAGGTCTGCTGGTCCGACCTGTGCCGGGGACCGCACCTGCCGAACACCCGGCTGATCGGGGCGTTCAAGCTCATGCGCTCGGCCGCCGCCTACTGGCGCGGCTCCGAGAAGAACCCGCAGCTACAGCGGGTATACGGCACTGCCTGGCCGACCCGGGACGCGCTGAAGGCGTACCTGAAGCTGCTGGAGGAGGCGGCCCGCCGCGACCACCGCAAGCTCGGTCGCGACCTGGACCTGTTCAGCTTCCCCGACGAGCTGGGCTCGGGCCTGCCGGTCTTCCACCCCAAGGGTGGGGTGATCAAGCGGGAGATGGAGGACTACGTCCGGGCCCGCCACATCGAGGAGGGCTTCCAGTACGTCGGCACCCCGCACGTCTCCAAGCAGGGGCTCTTCGAGACCTCCGGCCACCTGCCGTACTACGCCGACACGATGTTCCCACCGATGGAGCTGGAGGGCAGCGCCTACTACCTCAAGGCGATGAACTGCCCGATGCACAACCTGATCTACCGCTCGCGCGGCCGGTCGTACCGGGATCTGCCGCTGCGGCTGTTCGAGTTCGGCTCGGTCTACCGCTTCGAGAAGTCCGGCGTGGTGCACGGCCTGACCCGGGTGCGCGGCTTCGCCCAGGACGACTCGCACTCCTACGTCACCCCGGAGCAGGCCCCGGGCGAGATCCGGCACCTGTTGAACTTCATCCTCGGGCTGCTGCGCGACTTCGGCCTGGACGACTTCTACATCGAGCTCTCCACCCGGGACCCGAAGTCGGACAAGTTCATCGGTTCGGACGAGGAGTGGGAGAACGCGACCCGGGTGCTGGAGGAGGTCGCCCTGGAGACCGGACTGGAGCTGGTCCCGGACCCGGGTGGCGCGGCCTACTACGGTCCGAAGATCTCCGTACAGGCCCGCGACGCCATCGGCCGGACCTGGCAGATGTCGACCATCCAGTACGACTTCAACCAGCCGGCCCGCTTCGGGCTGGAGTACCAGGCGGCGGATGGCACCCGGCAGCAGCCTGTGATGATCCACTCGGCGAAGTTCGGCTCGATCGAGCGCTTCCTCGGGGTGCTCACCGAGCACTACGCCGGGGCGTTCCCGGCCTGGCTGGCACCGGTGCAGGTGATCGGCATCCCGATCCGCGAGGAGCACACCGGCTACCTGGACGAGTTCGTGGCGGCGCTGCGGGCCGAGGGCATCCGGGCCGACGTGGACGCCTCCGACGACCGGATGCAGAAGAAGATCCGCAACGCCCAGCAGCAGAAGATCCCGTTCATGGCGATCGCCGGTGACTCCGACGTCGAGGCCGGTACGGTGTCGTTCCGCTACCGGGACGGCTCGCAGCGCAACGGCGTACCGCTGGCCGAGGCGGTGGCGCACGTCGTCGAGGTGGTCCGGTCCCGGACCAATGCCGGCCCGTCCGCTGAGTAG